The genomic interval CGAAGGTGAACGAGACACGCGAGGGGGCGCCTCTCCCGGAGGCGGACTTCGACGCGATGCTCGCGCGGTTCCTGGAGCGGCAGTGGGTCATCCGCGAGGGGGCCAGGCACCTGAGCCTCGTGCTGGACCGGACGGAGCGGCAGCGCATCATCGACCTGAAGATGGCGGCGCAGCTGGGCAAGCTCGACTGGGCCCGTCTGGGTGCCACGCCCGCCACCAGCCCGGGCCCCGCGAGGGCCGCCGCCTCCTCCCACTAGGACGACACGATGTCCAACGACTCGAGGTCCTCCGCACAGGAGGAGCTGTCGCCTCTTCAGCGGGCGGCCCTGGCCATCAAGACGCTCCGGGCCCGGGTGGATGGCTTGGAGCACGCGCGCTCCGAGCCCATCGCCATCATCGGCATGGGGTGCCGCTTTCCGGGGAGCGCGGACACCCTGGAGCGGTACTGGGAGCTGCTGCGCTCGGGCGGCGACGCCGTGGGGCCGGTGCCCGCGGACCGCTGGGACGCGGAGGCCTACTTCGCCGAGGACGCCGATGCCGCGTGGAAGATGACCGTGCGCGAGGGGGGCTTCCTCGCGCAGCCCATCGCCGCGTTCGACTGTGAGTTCTTCGGCCTGTCGCCTCGCGAGGCGAACTACGTGGACCCCCAGCAGCGGTTGATGCTGGAGGTCTCCTGGGAGGCCCTGGAGGACGCGGGGATTGCGCCGGGCTCGCTTGCGGGGAGCGACACGGGCGTCTACGTCGGGTTCCTCAGCAGCGACTACGGCCGCGTCCCCTTCAACGCGCTGCCGACGCGCGACCTCCCCTACATGGGGACGGGCAACGAGCTGAGCTTCTCGGCGGGGCGTGTCTCGTATGTGCTGGGGTTGCACGGCCCGTCGATGGTGGTCGCGACGGCGTGCTCCTCGTCGCTCGTCGCCGCGCACCTCGCCTGCCAGGCCCTGCGTCAAGGCGAGTGCTCGCTGGCGCTGGCCGGAGGTGTGAACCTCATCCTCCATCCGGACAACAACATCGTCCTGAGCAAGATGCGGGCGTTGGCGCCGGATGGGCGCTCGAAGACCTTCGATGCGTCCGCCAACGGGTATGGGCGCGGCGAGGGCTGTGGTGTCCTGGTGCTGAAGCGGCTCTCCGAAGCGCTGCGCGACAAGGACCGGATTCACGCCGTCATCCGAGGCTCGGCGGTGAACCATGACGGCCCGAGCGGGGGCCTGACGGTGCCGCATGGACCCGCGCAGGAGACCCTGCTGCGCAAGGCGTTGAAGTCCGCGAACCTGTCACCTTCCGACGTGCGCTACGTGGAAGCGCATGGGACGGGGACCCCGCTGGGCGACCCCATCGAGCTGCGAGCCCTCGACGCGGTGCTCGGCGCGGGGCGGAGCGCGGAGACTCCGCTCATCGTCGGCTCGGTGAAGACGAACCTGGGGCACCTGGAGTCCGCCGCCGGCGCCGCGGGGCTCATCAAGGTCGCGTTGTCGCTCCGCCACGGAGAGATTCCGCCGCATCTCCATTTCCGCCGGCCCAACCCGGCCATCGACTGGGAGCAGCTGCGGCTCCGGGTTCCCACGCAGGTGACTCCGTGGCCCGCGGGTCCTGGGCCCCGCGTCGCGGGCATCAGCGCGTTCGGGCTCAGCGGCGTCAACTCGCACGTCCTCGTCGAAGAGGCGCCACCCGAGTCCCCCAGGGCCGTGGAGGCGTTCCCCCGGTCCGTCCACCTGATGGCGTTGTCGGCTCGGACACCGGATGCGCTGGGCGAGCTGGCGCGGCGCTACGAGCAGGCACTTGGCGGTGAGCGGTTGGCGGCCCAGCCGCTGGAGGATATCTGCTTCACCGCGAACACCGGGCGGACACATTTCCAGCACCGGCTCGCGGTCATCGGCGAGTCCCATGAGGAGATGCGCGAGCAACTCCGGGGGTTCCTCTCGCGGCACGGCACGTCGCCGGCGCCTCGTGCCGGGAGCGCGCCGCGTGTCGCGTTCCTGTTCACGGGGCAGGGCTCACAGCGGCTGGGGATGGGGGAGGAACTCTTCCGCACCGAGCCGGTCTTCCGTCGGACGCTGCTTCGCTGTGACGAGGTGCTGGCCCCGCTGATGGGGCAGTCGCTCGTGGAGTTGTTGTTCCCACGGGAGCGTGATGACGCGGCCCGTGCGAGACTCGATGCGACGGGCTGCACACAGCCCGCGCTGTTCTCGCTCGAGATGTCGCTGGCGCGGCTGTGGATGTCCTGGGGCGTCACCCCGGACTTCGTGATGGGTCACTCGGTGGGCGAGCTCGTGGCGGCGTGTGTGGCGGGTGTCTTCACGTTGGATGAGGGGCTCCAGCTCATCGCCGCTCGTGGCGGCCTGATGCAGTCTCTTCCTCCGGGTGGGGCGATGGCCTCTGTCTCCGCGGACGCGGCGATGGTGGAGGCGATGCTGCCCCAGTACGGTGGACAGCTCTCCATCGCGGCGCTCAATGGTCCGCGCAGCGTGGTCATCTCGGGTCGCGAGGGCGCGGTGAGTGATTGCCTGGGGGAGCTGACCCGGCGGGGCAAGCGCTGCTCCCTGCTGCGGGTGTCACATGCGTTTCATTCAGCCCTCATGGACCCCATCCTCGATGCGTTCGCGCGCGAGGTGGCCAAGGTCCGCTTCCAACCCCCGGCCATTCCGCTCATCTCGAACGTGAGCGGCGAGGAGGCCGGCCCGGAGCTGCTGGAGCCTGGGTACTGGGTAGAGCAGCTCCGAGGCCCCGTGAGGTTCGCGCGCAGCATGGAGACGTTGAGCCAGGCGGGCGTGCAGGTGTTCCTGGAGGTGGGGCCCAAGCCGACGCTCGTGGCGATGGGACAGGAGTGTGTGTCGGGGGATGGAGGGCTCTGGCTGTCGAGCCTGCGGCAGGAGCGCTCGGATGCGCGGCAGATGTTCGACGGGCTCGCCGCCCTCCATGGCGCGGGTGTGGTGGTGAACTGGCACGGGCTGGATGAAGGCCGGGAGCGGCGCAAGGTCGCGCTGCCCGGATACCCCTTTCAACGCAAGAGGTACTGGATGGAGCTGGGTGGCTCGGGTTGGGACCGTCAGGGCGTGCGTCCTCGGAGCGCCGCGGGTGTCCACCCGCTCCTGGGGAGCCGGCAGGTCTCGCCCTCGCGGGTGCAACAGTTCGAGTCCTCGCTGGGGGCCACGACGCCGGCCTTCCTCGCGGACCACTCCGTCTACGGGCAGCTCGTGGTGCCGGGCGCCGCGTATGTGGAGATGGGGCTCGCGGCGGGCAAGGCGCTCTTCGGTGCGATGGGAGGAGTCGTCGACGAGCTGGGCTTCTCACAGGCCCTCTTCCTCCCCGACGCGGGCGAGCGCCGCGTGCATCTGGTCTACACGCCCGACGCAGAGCACGGGGGGCGGTTCGAGGTCTTCAGTCAGGAGCCGCGCGAGGGCGAGGGCGAGCCGGAGTGGACGCTGCATGCGCACGGAAAGCTCTCCGCCGCGAAGGAGGATGCGGCGCGACGTGTCGACCTCCCAGGGCTCAGGGCCGCTCTTGGTACCGAGGTGGCGGTGGCCCCCTACTACGAGAAGCTGCACCGGGCCGGGCTTGCCTATGGCCCCAGCTTCCGCGCGATTCGAGGGCTGTGGCGCGGCGAGCGCGAGGTCCTGGGGCAGCTCGCCCTGTCCGGAGCGGCCGTGGCGGATGCGGAGCGCTACACGCTGGCTCCCGCGCTCCTGGATGCCTGTTTCCAGATGGTGGGCGCCGTCGTGGAGGAGGAGGGGAGCGCCGCATATCTCCCCGCGGGAGTGGGGCGCGTCCACGTGAAGAGGGCGGGTGCACGCGAGGTCTGGGCCCACGCGAGGATGGCGCGCGCCGACGACTCACGGGGCCCTGGCTTCACGTGTGAGCTGGAGCTGTTCACCGAGGAAGGTGAACTCGTCGCCGTGGTGGAGCGGCTGCGGTTGCAGCGGGTCGGACGTGAGGGATTCCTGGGGGCGCGGAGCAAGCGTCTCCAGAGCTGGCTCTATGAGCTGGAGTGGAGGGACAGTCCGTCGTTGGCATCGGCCAGGCCGTCGACGGATGTCGCGCCTCACTG from Myxococcus stipitatus carries:
- a CDS encoding type I polyketide synthase, yielding MSNDSRSSAQEELSPLQRAALAIKTLRARVDGLEHARSEPIAIIGMGCRFPGSADTLERYWELLRSGGDAVGPVPADRWDAEAYFAEDADAAWKMTVREGGFLAQPIAAFDCEFFGLSPREANYVDPQQRLMLEVSWEALEDAGIAPGSLAGSDTGVYVGFLSSDYGRVPFNALPTRDLPYMGTGNELSFSAGRVSYVLGLHGPSMVVATACSSSLVAAHLACQALRQGECSLALAGGVNLILHPDNNIVLSKMRALAPDGRSKTFDASANGYGRGEGCGVLVLKRLSEALRDKDRIHAVIRGSAVNHDGPSGGLTVPHGPAQETLLRKALKSANLSPSDVRYVEAHGTGTPLGDPIELRALDAVLGAGRSAETPLIVGSVKTNLGHLESAAGAAGLIKVALSLRHGEIPPHLHFRRPNPAIDWEQLRLRVPTQVTPWPAGPGPRVAGISAFGLSGVNSHVLVEEAPPESPRAVEAFPRSVHLMALSARTPDALGELARRYEQALGGERLAAQPLEDICFTANTGRTHFQHRLAVIGESHEEMREQLRGFLSRHGTSPAPRAGSAPRVAFLFTGQGSQRLGMGEELFRTEPVFRRTLLRCDEVLAPLMGQSLVELLFPRERDDAARARLDATGCTQPALFSLEMSLARLWMSWGVTPDFVMGHSVGELVAACVAGVFTLDEGLQLIAARGGLMQSLPPGGAMASVSADAAMVEAMLPQYGGQLSIAALNGPRSVVISGREGAVSDCLGELTRRGKRCSLLRVSHAFHSALMDPILDAFAREVAKVRFQPPAIPLISNVSGEEAGPELLEPGYWVEQLRGPVRFARSMETLSQAGVQVFLEVGPKPTLVAMGQECVSGDGGLWLSSLRQERSDARQMFDGLAALHGAGVVVNWHGLDEGRERRKVALPGYPFQRKRYWMELGGSGWDRQGVRPRSAAGVHPLLGSRQVSPSRVQQFESSLGATTPAFLADHSVYGQLVVPGAAYVEMGLAAGKALFGAMGGVVDELGFSQALFLPDAGERRVHLVYTPDAEHGGRFEVFSQEPREGEGEPEWTLHAHGKLSAAKEDAARRVDLPGLRAALGTEVAVAPYYEKLHRAGLAYGPSFRAIRGLWRGEREVLGQLALSGAAVADAERYTLAPALLDACFQMVGAVVEEEGSAAYLPAGVGRVHVKRAGAREVWAHARMARADDSRGPGFTCELELFTEEGELVAVVERLRLQRVGREGFLGARSKRLQSWLYELEWRDSPSLASARPSTDVAPHCLVLGDGAGVGRRLAERLQGRGWKVMTVEVDAKGYGLGRERAEALLALRDVAAPLHVIDLWSLDGVGEHVPERALAHGTRVLELAQALVRAPKGKPTSLWLVTRGAQALVEGEAVSGPSGAVLWGLGKAIAREHPELQCRRVDLDPAAPEQEVAQLHDELLGEGPEEEVSLRGGRRRVPRLVRGRRLKVSSAEAALRPDASYLVTGGLGGLGLAVAERLVERGARHLVLLGRSAPGAEVRTRLAAMTERGVEVQALSCDVAVAADLARVLAGLEGRQPPLRGAVHAAGVIDDGLLMQMTPERFASVFAAKVSGGWNLHRAFQGTSLDFFVLFSSAASMIGSAGQANYVAANAFLDSLAQLRRGEGLPGLSLGWGAWAEVGAAADANLQRRMEQLGFGVIPLADGLQLFEQSLGLGGQLGVLPVDWAVLGRRGRSTLYEDFVAQASPAAGEDIRAKLARIPPADRRAELRAYVGTLVNGVLGRPPTEALDPAQGFFDLGMDSLMSVELRNVLQRSLGVSLPATVAFDNPTVNALADHLAEEVLGLRQEAAPVAREVVEDQDLDDLLSDVDDLSDGDVQDLLRRRR